The following are encoded in a window of Salinibacter ruber DSM 13855 genomic DNA:
- a CDS encoding PASTA domain-containing protein, which translates to MRLPPPLRALLNWFRTLLRNTYFWGGLGGLLLLGVGAYFLVDAVLMPTYTRHGVSVQVPNVESQSFLEAKKRIEARDLQVKREVGRFNPNVPRETVVDQNPPPNSGVKPGRRVYLTVNAGEAPVVNIPDLNGISVREAKNRVSSLGLAVGTVEPDSLPSPYPNTITRQRPEPGDSLKTGGTVDLWYSTGLGTDTVQVPNTAGRTVERARRLLRARQLRAIVLDPRTADPSDAPSQPSDTSSSRRFVQRQGRAPTTKVRAGTEIRLFTTDDSTAVPKPDSIAQDTTAPS; encoded by the coding sequence ATGCGCCTCCCTCCGCCCCTCCGGGCCCTGCTGAACTGGTTCCGCACCCTCCTCCGAAATACGTACTTCTGGGGCGGGCTCGGCGGCCTTCTGCTACTCGGCGTGGGCGCGTATTTCCTGGTCGACGCTGTCCTCATGCCGACGTACACCCGGCACGGGGTGTCCGTCCAGGTCCCCAACGTGGAGAGTCAATCGTTTCTGGAGGCCAAGAAGCGTATTGAGGCCCGAGACCTACAGGTCAAGCGTGAGGTGGGCCGCTTCAACCCGAACGTTCCCCGGGAGACGGTGGTGGACCAAAATCCTCCTCCCAACTCGGGCGTGAAGCCGGGGCGACGCGTGTACCTGACGGTGAACGCGGGCGAGGCCCCTGTGGTGAACATCCCCGACCTCAACGGCATCTCGGTGCGGGAGGCCAAAAACCGGGTCTCCTCACTCGGCCTTGCCGTGGGTACGGTCGAGCCCGACTCGCTTCCCTCCCCCTACCCGAATACGATCACCCGGCAGCGCCCGGAACCGGGCGACTCCTTAAAAACGGGCGGCACCGTAGACCTTTGGTACAGCACGGGGCTCGGCACGGACACTGTTCAGGTCCCCAACACCGCCGGACGGACGGTCGAACGGGCCCGACGTCTGTTGCGGGCCCGGCAACTCCGGGCCATCGTTCTGGACCCGCGTACAGCCGACCCCTCCGACGCCCCCAGCCAACCGTCCGACACATCGTCGTCCCGGCGTTTTGTCCAACGTCAGGGCCGCGCCCCAACCACAAAGGTGCGTGCCGGCACCGAAATTCGACTCTTCACGACCGACGACTCGACTGCGGTGCCCAAGCCGGACTCCATCGCTCAGGACACCACGGCCCCCAGTTGA
- a CDS encoding Kelch repeat-containing protein: MSLPRRRFLTLGAAGAATCALRPERLLWAAGRAGWEASVALPWATQEVYGTTWNGRIVVAGGLRSGADRDRRFTTLEETALFDPSTEAWTRGPALPSPRHHIVLAEADGTVYGFGGFVGETLRNGFQFRPDVYAFDGGQWARIGTMPTPLGETVALAVEERVHLVTGSLHPDDGASDGASRAHLVYDSGADAWSEARPVPTGRSSATGAVIDGRLYVVGGRRTEGGVTNLGAVERYEPTTDTWTELRPLPQPSGGLAGAALDGTLYVFGGEYFSGDGGVYGRTWAYDPDVDAWTQHAPMPTPRHGLAGAALGGHIYAIGGNPAAGIGAATSSVVERLSPTTD; the protein is encoded by the coding sequence ATGTCCCTTCCCCGACGTCGATTCCTCACCCTTGGTGCGGCGGGGGCCGCCACGTGTGCCCTGCGTCCCGAACGTCTGCTGTGGGCGGCCGGCCGGGCCGGGTGGGAGGCGAGCGTCGCCCTGCCCTGGGCGACCCAGGAGGTCTACGGCACGACGTGGAACGGGCGGATCGTGGTTGCGGGCGGACTCCGCTCCGGGGCCGATCGTGACCGCCGGTTCACGACGCTGGAAGAGACGGCCCTTTTCGACCCCTCTACGGAGGCGTGGACGCGCGGGCCGGCCCTTCCGTCCCCGCGCCACCACATCGTACTCGCGGAGGCCGATGGCACGGTGTACGGGTTCGGGGGATTCGTGGGAGAGACCCTGCGCAACGGATTTCAGTTCCGGCCCGACGTGTACGCGTTCGACGGAGGCCAGTGGGCCCGCATCGGGACAATGCCCACGCCGCTCGGCGAGACGGTTGCGCTCGCGGTCGAGGAGCGGGTCCATCTCGTGACGGGCAGTCTCCACCCGGACGACGGCGCGTCGGATGGGGCCTCTCGTGCCCACCTGGTCTACGACTCCGGCGCCGATGCCTGGAGCGAGGCGCGCCCGGTGCCCACGGGCCGGAGCAGTGCCACAGGGGCGGTCATTGACGGGCGCCTTTACGTCGTGGGCGGACGTCGCACGGAGGGCGGGGTGACCAACCTCGGGGCGGTGGAGCGGTACGAGCCGACGACGGACACGTGGACCGAATTGCGCCCGTTGCCCCAGCCGTCCGGGGGACTGGCGGGGGCTGCGCTCGATGGTACGCTCTACGTCTTCGGGGGCGAGTACTTCTCGGGAGATGGGGGCGTGTACGGACGCACGTGGGCGTACGACCCGGACGTAGACGCCTGGACCCAACATGCCCCCATGCCGACGCCGCGGCACGGCCTCGCAGGAGCCGCCCTCGGGGGGCACATCTACGCCATCGGCGGCAATCCCGCCGCCGGCATCGGGGCCGCCACCTCGTCCGTCGTCGAACGCCTATCCCCCACCACCGACTGA
- the hemH gene encoding ferrochelatase yields the protein MTPYEFIQRYDREEYNSDPRLVEGEFFPSAKLGVESGDTVGVVLLNLGGPDGEESVEPFLYNLFMDPAIIDFSEVVYFQARGRVRQAFSKIISYFRSQSVAEDYKEISDDGGSPINPLTRDQADNLEQTLNEQYAAETGATFKTYMAMRYWEPFSEDAAAQMQEDGVDKVVLLPLYPQYSKTTTGASLVYWHELEKAGEIPAWPTTSVFEYATYPKYIEALSDRIDEGLERFPDDVRDDVHLLFSAHGTPLSEMKDRDDPYCCLVHSTVKHLMEHRGFDHDFSTAFQSKVGPSEWLTPATDDTVEELAEEGEDVLVIPVAFVTDHIETSYELAIEIPEDLEEEGAPIPEHYEVMPGLNSHPKFIETLADMTAAQLQLPNVQTPTPASERPCCQVQDRDIRCHQCQHVAEATDWSAPEEEQARELETA from the coding sequence ATGACGCCCTACGAGTTCATACAGCGCTACGACCGTGAGGAGTACAACAGTGACCCCCGTCTGGTGGAGGGAGAGTTTTTTCCATCGGCCAAGCTCGGCGTGGAGTCGGGCGATACGGTAGGGGTCGTGCTCCTCAACCTGGGCGGCCCGGACGGCGAGGAGTCCGTGGAGCCGTTCCTCTACAACTTGTTTATGGACCCGGCGATCATCGACTTTTCGGAGGTCGTCTATTTCCAGGCGCGGGGCCGCGTGCGACAGGCGTTCTCCAAGATTATCTCGTACTTCCGGTCCCAGTCGGTCGCGGAGGACTACAAGGAGATCAGTGACGACGGGGGCTCGCCCATCAATCCCCTCACCCGCGACCAGGCCGACAACCTGGAGCAGACCCTCAACGAGCAGTACGCCGCGGAGACGGGCGCCACGTTCAAGACGTACATGGCGATGCGCTACTGGGAGCCGTTCAGCGAAGACGCGGCGGCGCAGATGCAGGAGGACGGCGTCGACAAGGTCGTGCTGCTCCCCCTCTACCCCCAGTACTCCAAGACCACGACCGGCGCCTCGCTCGTGTACTGGCACGAGCTGGAAAAGGCGGGCGAGATTCCGGCCTGGCCCACGACTTCCGTCTTCGAGTACGCCACGTACCCGAAGTACATCGAGGCACTGAGTGACCGGATCGACGAGGGCCTGGAGCGCTTCCCGGACGACGTGCGGGACGACGTGCACCTTCTCTTTAGTGCGCACGGGACGCCCCTCTCGGAAATGAAAGACCGGGACGACCCGTACTGCTGTCTCGTCCACTCCACGGTGAAGCACTTGATGGAGCACCGCGGGTTCGACCACGACTTCAGCACGGCCTTCCAGAGCAAGGTCGGGCCGTCGGAGTGGCTGACGCCCGCGACGGACGACACCGTAGAGGAGCTGGCCGAGGAAGGCGAAGACGTGCTCGTCATTCCGGTGGCGTTCGTGACGGACCACATCGAGACGAGTTACGAGTTGGCCATCGAGATTCCGGAGGACCTCGAAGAGGAGGGCGCCCCGATCCCGGAGCACTACGAGGTCATGCCGGGCCTGAACAGCCACCCCAAGTTCATCGAGACGCTGGCCGACATGACGGCCGCCCAGCTTCAGTTGCCCAACGTGCAGACCCCGACGCCGGCCTCCGAGCGCCCCTGCTGTCAGGTTCAAGACCGCGACATCCGGTGCCACCAGTGCCAGCACGTGGCCGAGGCGACCGACTGGAGCGCCCCGGAGGAGGAGCAGGCGCGCGAACTGGAGACGGCGTAG
- the pyrR gene encoding bifunctional pyr operon transcriptional regulator/uracil phosphoribosyltransferase PyrR: MGRTRIMSPERVRRTLRRLAYEIIEHNRGAESLELFGIRRSGVPPARVVADEIGEVEEQALEPYDLDVTPFRDDRPDLAPPEETPHDVDVTDRDVILVDDVVFTGRTARAALDAVLQYGRPRSIQLVVLVDRGHREYPIQPDFTGRRLQTKHDEEVVVEADGEFAVYVED, encoded by the coding sequence ATGGGCCGAACGCGCATCATGTCTCCGGAGCGAGTCCGCCGCACGCTCCGGCGTCTCGCATACGAAATTATCGAGCACAATCGCGGGGCCGAATCGCTTGAGCTATTCGGGATCCGACGGAGCGGCGTGCCGCCGGCCCGGGTCGTGGCCGATGAGATTGGGGAGGTGGAGGAACAGGCCCTGGAGCCTTACGACCTCGACGTGACGCCCTTTCGGGACGACCGCCCCGATCTGGCCCCCCCTGAGGAGACGCCCCACGACGTGGACGTGACGGATCGGGACGTGATTCTCGTCGACGACGTCGTATTCACGGGCCGTACGGCGCGGGCCGCGCTCGACGCTGTTCTGCAGTACGGGCGCCCGCGCAGCATTCAGCTCGTCGTCCTCGTTGATCGGGGGCACCGGGAGTATCCCATCCAGCCGGACTTCACCGGCCGTCGCCTCCAGACGAAGCACGACGAGGAGGTGGTCGTGGAGGCCGACGGCGAGTTTGCGGTATATGTAGAGGATTGA